From the Rhinolophus sinicus isolate RSC01 linkage group LG02, ASM3656204v1, whole genome shotgun sequence genome, one window contains:
- the LOC109461013 gene encoding uncharacterized protein LOC109461013 isoform X1 — MIFTHLPHSAPTSAHRSSWKFQVLLAHPTPPRPSPPARRAELEGGSPEGSAAAAAALSPLLAKSGGPEAATNSSQLLRIRWAKQHASCTSLLGAEPGIDPSCRHSVFVVLTSPLRAGSAILIVLSPPQSPLKKKARIQGCLHQLVLGGREDTLQSQTWISVGETKVPDTSDPLPRKSQYLYKQRKSKRKVFSQLFSPVLSFYK, encoded by the exons ATGATCTTCACACACTTACCCCACTCCGCCCCCACTTCGGCTCACCGTTCCTCCTGGAAG TTTCAAGTTCTTCTCGCGCACCCgacccctccccgcccctctccACCCGCGCGGCGGGCTGAGCTAGAGGGAGGCAGCCCGGAAGgctccgcggcggcggcggcggctctcTCCCCGCTGCTCGCAAAGTCCGGCGGGCCGGAGGCAGCCACCAACTCCTCTCAACTTCTGCGGATCCGCTGGGCGAAGCAACACGCTTCCTGCACGTCTCTCTTAGGGGCTGAGCCGG GAATAGACCCGTCCTGCAGGCACtctgtatttgttgttttaacCTCACCTCTGAGAGCAGGAAGTGCGATCCTGATTGTCCTCAGCCCACCCCAGAGTCCACTGAAGAAAAAGGCCAGAATCCAAGGATGCCTCCATCAACTGGTCCTAGGGGGAAGAGAGGACACATTGCA ATCACAGACCTGGATCAGTGTCGGGG AGACAAAAGTTCCTGACACATCTGATCCCCTACCAAGAAAGTCTCAGTACTTGTACaagcaaagaaaatcaaaaaggaaagtATTTTCGCAGCTCTTTAGTCCAGTCCTCTCCTTTTATAAATAA
- the LOC109461013 gene encoding uncharacterized protein LOC109461013 isoform X3 has product MIFTHLPHSAPTSAHRSSWKFQVLLAHPTPPRPSPPARRAELEGGSPEGSAAAAAALSPLLAKSGGPEAATNSSQLLRIRWAKQHASCTSLLGAEPGIDPSCRHSVFVVLTSPLRAGSAILIVLSPPQSPLKKKARIQGCLHQLVLGGREDTLQSQTWISVGGPWVILMGIDG; this is encoded by the exons ATGATCTTCACACACTTACCCCACTCCGCCCCCACTTCGGCTCACCGTTCCTCCTGGAAG TTTCAAGTTCTTCTCGCGCACCCgacccctccccgcccctctccACCCGCGCGGCGGGCTGAGCTAGAGGGAGGCAGCCCGGAAGgctccgcggcggcggcggcggctctcTCCCCGCTGCTCGCAAAGTCCGGCGGGCCGGAGGCAGCCACCAACTCCTCTCAACTTCTGCGGATCCGCTGGGCGAAGCAACACGCTTCCTGCACGTCTCTCTTAGGGGCTGAGCCGG GAATAGACCCGTCCTGCAGGCACtctgtatttgttgttttaacCTCACCTCTGAGAGCAGGAAGTGCGATCCTGATTGTCCTCAGCCCACCCCAGAGTCCACTGAAGAAAAAGGCCAGAATCCAAGGATGCCTCCATCAACTGGTCCTAGGGGGAAGAGAGGACACATTGCA ATCACAGACCTGGATCAGTGTCGGGG gtcccTGGGTGATCCTAATGGGCATTGATGGTTGA
- the LOC109461013 gene encoding uncharacterized protein LOC109461013 isoform X2: MIFTHLPHSAPTSAHRSSWKFQVLLAHPTPPRPSPPARRAELEGGSPEGSAAAAAALSPLLAKSGGPEAATNSSQLLRIRWAKQHASCTSLLGAEPGIDPSCRHSVFVVLTSPLRAGSAILIVLSPPQSPLKKKARIQGCLHQLVLGGREDTLQSQTWISVGGEPHMWPGLTYG, encoded by the exons ATGATCTTCACACACTTACCCCACTCCGCCCCCACTTCGGCTCACCGTTCCTCCTGGAAG TTTCAAGTTCTTCTCGCGCACCCgacccctccccgcccctctccACCCGCGCGGCGGGCTGAGCTAGAGGGAGGCAGCCCGGAAGgctccgcggcggcggcggcggctctcTCCCCGCTGCTCGCAAAGTCCGGCGGGCCGGAGGCAGCCACCAACTCCTCTCAACTTCTGCGGATCCGCTGGGCGAAGCAACACGCTTCCTGCACGTCTCTCTTAGGGGCTGAGCCGG GAATAGACCCGTCCTGCAGGCACtctgtatttgttgttttaacCTCACCTCTGAGAGCAGGAAGTGCGATCCTGATTGTCCTCAGCCCACCCCAGAGTCCACTGAAGAAAAAGGCCAGAATCCAAGGATGCCTCCATCAACTGGTCCTAGGGGGAAGAGAGGACACATTGCA ATCACAGACCTGGATCAGTGTCGGGG GGGAACCTCACATGTGGCCAGGACTCACATATGGCTAA